The following are encoded together in the Paludisphaera mucosa genome:
- a CDS encoding zinc-ribbon domain-containing protein, producing MIIECPHCGFSGRVPDHAALAPHQARCPKCRSRFDIGDPDVQVAEPVGRPDLRHDLTRPRLDPSDSSYELDPLGDGLGPLDSWDDAWDVDPEADPAHANGTLAAAAPAVDRRPSPWVYLALRPWVWRIRLFQAWAVIFLLAAAVILVRTALAVARFDDARFFSNELLRPIAAVVLLVSAAALLCLSVDVSRRLARSTYAPNSPPSPSPLPAPPSNGVVPPPRPAGTDLARRPNA from the coding sequence ATGATCATCGAGTGCCCGCATTGCGGCTTCTCCGGGCGCGTTCCGGACCACGCGGCCCTGGCCCCGCACCAGGCGCGTTGTCCCAAGTGCCGATCCCGGTTCGACATCGGCGATCCCGACGTCCAGGTCGCCGAGCCCGTCGGCCGACCCGACCTGCGCCACGACCTGACCCGCCCGCGCCTCGACCCCAGCGACTCGTCGTACGAGCTCGACCCCCTGGGCGATGGCCTCGGCCCGCTCGACTCGTGGGACGACGCCTGGGACGTCGATCCCGAAGCCGACCCTGCGCACGCCAACGGGACGCTCGCCGCCGCGGCCCCCGCCGTCGACCGCCGGCCCTCGCCCTGGGTCTACCTCGCGCTGCGGCCCTGGGTCTGGCGGATCCGCCTGTTCCAGGCCTGGGCCGTCATCTTCCTCCTCGCGGCCGCCGTGATCCTGGTGCGGACGGCCCTCGCCGTCGCCCGGTTCGACGACGCCCGCTTCTTCTCCAACGAGCTGCTCCGGCCCATCGCCGCCGTCGTCCTGCTCGTCTCCGCCGCCGCCCTCCTCTGCCTCTCCGTCGACGTCAGCCGCCGCCTCGCCCGCTCGACCTACGCCCCGAACTCGCCGCCCTCGCCATCGCCCCTGCCCGCCCCCCCCTCCAACGGCGTCGTCCCGCCCCCCCGCCCCGCCGGCACCGACCTGGCGCGCCGCCCCAACGCCTGA
- a CDS encoding BlaI/MecI/CopY family transcriptional regulator, with product MPKHDPREGLGARERQIMDAVYRLGEASVAEVLAALADPPSYSSVRTMIRSLEAKGLLKHRQEGIRYVYRPAHSRETAKASALKNLMQTFFAGSAAATVEAILDPSVAKLSDDDLDRLERLIRQARNPEE from the coding sequence ATGCCGAAGCACGACCCGAGGGAGGGCCTGGGGGCCCGCGAGCGGCAGATCATGGACGCCGTCTACCGGCTGGGCGAGGCTTCGGTGGCCGAGGTCCTGGCCGCGCTGGCCGACCCGCCGAGCTACTCGTCGGTCCGGACGATGATCCGCTCGCTGGAGGCGAAAGGTCTCCTGAAGCACCGGCAGGAGGGGATCAGATACGTCTACCGCCCCGCACACTCGCGGGAGACGGCGAAGGCGTCGGCCCTGAAGAACCTGATGCAGACCTTCTTCGCCGGCTCGGCCGCGGCGACCGTCGAGGCGATCCTCGACCCGTCGGTCGCGAAATTGTCCGACGACGACCTCGACCGCCTGGAGCGGCTCATCCGCCAGGCCCGGAACCCGGAGGAGTGA
- a CDS encoding carboxypeptidase regulatory-like domain-containing protein yields MRDLLFDASVRATLLLGFAALATASRRSSAAFRHRVWATALLALPTLPIASILAPTWTLAVLPVGQPVPTPIRPPIPDEPAAPPQSTLPPPFVLDPPHSKASEPPTLLLRREPGPTRPDAWLIGWASGLALSLAPLAVGLAANGLRRRSSRQLAGVWSPLLAEVRQAFGIRRRVDLRLGGSATIPSTWGVVRPVVLLPAEAESWPDPTRRVVLAHELAHVRRHDWLVHLLSRLAASVFWFHPLAWYAIHRLRIECEHASDDAVLATGERPADYAERLLDLARRLRAPRCAAAVGMARRNHLEGRIIALFDDRRSHAALDRRRSRLLAFVAIFLVLATATARLGRRATASETAGEFLHQPGPAAQPPGRERTVTVRVKARDDGLPIGGADVRIEPGGRGAATDADGVVVFRSVASGALRFQVEADGLARLAREIRTEEGADVDLEFRLGLGAEVVGVVRDALGKSIPRARVTCRHRDMLGLGADFYDSSVLSNAEGRYRLTNVPRGAELLLTATDPGSLPKSTPIAVGGPSKTLDLVLEARPFGGAAAGLVVDRDGRPLAEADAVNVASTGEIVRARTGPDGRFLLKDVRADRSGDKVVWVRKPGFAIARTVVAVGPIEKPAETTIALEPGGPFEGLVVDDEGRPLSQVIVAADALGPFDSSVSTGEDGRFRFESVAAPVTDLTFSKPRYTDSGLVVPPAGPDDVPRYVLGSAGWFSGLVTDARTGRPIPDFRVEIAPCPNPRPGGPTPRILPRWAGGWDLSSGDGRFRMGCLRPGDPVAVKVSAPGYKSAVIERVLGVRESELRPDEYKLDRESGPALTVRVLAREGDAPATAAVQEAAKPRAPGPANGRIVGRVATGVGGGPASGAEVSIHLAPTKDESGAWAGEVLRTSKTGPDGSFAFEGVPPGRYRVWASSAGLVSPRDVDRCPAVPVFEGEAPTLVELTLAPAVALSVKVTSRSDGRPIAGAEVRPRGAFPQAFRTDAQGVAAVGGLTPGSWTLQVRADGFATQEQLLGVDARPDAGAAFLLEPGAGLEGVVRDPSGKPVPGVDLNVVRFGGSRSGSLDYTRTDRDGRYRFTGLPRDEGLTLTTWKPGYVPANRRFVTSEAETSVDLVLESRPYGGAIAGVVVDREGRPIAGAELLNTTGIPEESVRTTSGPDGRFRLDGLYTNRSGAKTLGVRAKGYAPIELTVEVGPADQPAERTVRLEPGHRVEGRVIDDAGRPLSGVLVSYAEGVVPFRIRQTTGEDGRFRFDALPADAGIDFRKAGYSEVRRRKIPLDGADPVEVRLAAKGVILGRAFDAGTGAPLSSFRVRLDFPRERKPGDPNGGFSRDAMDGFDFAAPDGRFRLDGLDVGGVVLVLVSAPGREEAAADRVVVAKPEEAAVGEYRLATIDPASVDLYAGRFVDAGGAPVRGAQVRLLAVRPSDDPRVQARRRFFDWNGAVYGRPAPRPQGERYLDAVTDAQGRFAFEGVPKGTEASLYWWGGGVAPQSEKGLDRLDGPAKAAIEIKAQPAARIVVTVDRKRWPNLGRVAVSAARAEAPPGVILVQSDRQDRFEFDGLAALEYTIRLEAPPDRLAPPDPKGMAKPLDSRVVRLRPGETQQVDFK; encoded by the coding sequence ATGCGCGACCTGCTGTTCGACGCCTCGGTCCGGGCGACGCTCCTGCTGGGATTCGCAGCCCTCGCGACCGCCTCGCGGCGCTCCTCGGCCGCCTTCCGCCACCGCGTCTGGGCGACCGCCCTCCTCGCCCTCCCCACCCTGCCGATCGCCTCGATCCTCGCCCCGACCTGGACCCTCGCCGTGTTGCCGGTCGGTCAACCGGTCCCGACGCCGATCCGCCCGCCCATCCCGGACGAACCCGCCGCGCCGCCTCAGTCGACGCTCCCGCCGCCATTCGTCCTGGATCCGCCGCATTCCAAGGCCTCCGAGCCGCCGACGCTGCTTCTTCGCCGGGAGCCCGGGCCGACTCGTCCCGACGCCTGGCTGATAGGCTGGGCCTCGGGGCTGGCCCTGTCCCTGGCGCCGCTGGCCGTCGGTCTCGCGGCGAACGGCCTGCGGCGGCGATCGTCCCGGCAGCTCGCAGGCGTGTGGTCGCCCTTGCTGGCCGAGGTGCGGCAGGCCTTCGGGATCCGCCGACGGGTCGACCTGCGGCTGGGCGGTTCGGCGACGATCCCGTCGACCTGGGGCGTCGTCCGTCCCGTCGTGCTGCTGCCGGCCGAGGCCGAGTCGTGGCCCGATCCCACGCGCCGGGTCGTCCTCGCCCACGAGCTGGCGCACGTCCGGCGGCACGATTGGCTCGTGCATCTCCTGTCCCGACTCGCGGCGTCCGTGTTCTGGTTCCATCCCCTGGCCTGGTACGCGATCCACCGCCTGCGCATCGAGTGCGAGCACGCCAGCGACGACGCCGTGCTCGCCACGGGCGAGCGACCCGCCGATTACGCGGAGCGCCTCCTGGACCTCGCCCGACGCCTCCGCGCCCCCAGGTGCGCCGCGGCCGTCGGCATGGCCCGCAGGAACCACCTGGAGGGTCGCATCATCGCCCTCTTCGACGACCGTCGCAGCCACGCCGCGCTCGACCGACGGCGCTCGCGCCTCCTCGCCTTCGTCGCGATCTTCCTGGTCCTCGCCACGGCCACGGCCCGCCTCGGCCGTCGCGCGACGGCATCGGAGACCGCGGGCGAATTCCTCCATCAGCCTGGTCCGGCCGCGCAGCCTCCCGGCCGTGAACGGACGGTGACGGTCCGCGTCAAGGCCCGGGACGACGGCCTCCCGATCGGCGGCGCGGACGTCCGGATCGAGCCCGGCGGCCGCGGCGCGGCGACGGACGCCGACGGCGTAGTCGTGTTCCGCTCGGTCGCATCCGGAGCCTTGCGGTTCCAAGTCGAGGCCGACGGCCTCGCCCGCCTCGCTCGCGAGATCCGGACGGAGGAAGGCGCCGACGTCGACCTGGAGTTCCGTCTCGGCCTGGGCGCCGAGGTCGTCGGCGTCGTCCGCGATGCGCTCGGCAAGTCCATCCCGCGAGCCCGGGTGACGTGCCGGCACCGCGACATGCTGGGGCTGGGGGCGGACTTCTACGACAGCTCGGTTCTGTCAAACGCGGAGGGGCGCTATCGGCTGACGAACGTGCCCCGGGGGGCCGAGCTGCTGCTCACCGCCACGGATCCCGGGAGCCTCCCCAAATCCACGCCGATTGCGGTGGGCGGGCCCTCGAAGACGCTCGACCTCGTGCTCGAGGCGAGGCCTTTCGGCGGCGCGGCGGCGGGCCTCGTCGTCGACCGCGACGGGCGGCCGCTCGCCGAGGCCGATGCGGTCAACGTCGCGTCGACCGGCGAGATCGTCCGGGCCCGGACGGGGCCGGACGGCCGGTTCCTTCTGAAGGACGTCCGGGCCGATCGGTCCGGCGACAAGGTCGTCTGGGTCCGCAAGCCCGGGTTCGCGATCGCCCGCACGGTCGTCGCCGTCGGCCCGATCGAGAAGCCGGCGGAGACGACCATCGCCCTGGAGCCGGGGGGGCCTTTCGAAGGCCTCGTCGTCGACGATGAAGGTCGACCCCTGTCCCAGGTCATCGTCGCCGCCGACGCCTTGGGGCCTTTCGATTCGTCCGTCTCGACGGGCGAGGACGGCCGCTTCCGATTCGAATCGGTCGCCGCACCCGTTACGGATTTGACGTTCTCGAAGCCGCGTTATACGGATTCCGGCCTCGTGGTCCCGCCGGCGGGACCGGACGACGTCCCTCGCTACGTGCTGGGATCCGCCGGCTGGTTCTCGGGGCTGGTGACCGACGCGAGGACGGGCCGGCCGATTCCGGACTTTCGCGTCGAGATCGCCCCATGCCCGAACCCTCGGCCCGGCGGCCCCACGCCTCGCATCCTCCCGCGTTGGGCCGGGGGGTGGGACCTCTCGTCCGGCGACGGCCGATTCCGCATGGGCTGCCTGCGGCCCGGCGACCCGGTGGCGGTGAAGGTCTCGGCGCCAGGCTACAAGTCGGCCGTGATCGAGCGGGTCCTCGGCGTCCGGGAATCCGAGCTGCGTCCCGACGAATACAAGCTCGACCGGGAATCGGGCCCCGCCTTGACCGTCCGCGTCCTGGCTCGCGAGGGTGACGCGCCGGCGACGGCCGCGGTCCAGGAGGCGGCGAAGCCCCGGGCTCCCGGGCCTGCGAACGGGCGAATCGTCGGACGAGTCGCAACGGGGGTCGGAGGCGGCCCGGCGTCCGGGGCAGAGGTCTCGATCCACCTGGCGCCGACGAAAGACGAATCCGGGGCCTGGGCCGGCGAGGTCCTGCGGACGTCGAAGACGGGCCCGGACGGCTCGTTTGCGTTCGAGGGGGTCCCGCCGGGCCGTTATCGCGTATGGGCGTCGTCGGCCGGGTTGGTTTCGCCCCGCGACGTCGATCGATGCCCCGCGGTCCCGGTCTTCGAGGGCGAGGCCCCGACGCTCGTCGAGCTGACGCTCGCGCCCGCCGTCGCGCTCTCCGTCAAGGTGACGAGCCGGTCCGACGGCCGACCGATCGCCGGCGCGGAGGTGCGTCCCCGGGGGGCCTTCCCCCAGGCCTTCCGGACGGACGCCCAGGGCGTCGCGGCCGTCGGGGGTCTCACGCCCGGATCCTGGACGCTCCAGGTCCGGGCCGACGGCTTCGCGACGCAGGAGCAGTTGCTCGGCGTCGACGCCCGCCCGGATGCCGGGGCCGCGTTCCTGCTCGAACCCGGCGCTGGGCTGGAAGGCGTCGTCCGCGATCCGTCGGGCAAGCCGGTGCCGGGCGTCGACCTGAACGTGGTCCGGTTCGGCGGGAGCCGCTCCGGCTCCCTCGACTACACCCGGACCGACCGGGACGGCCGCTACCGGTTCACGGGCCTGCCTCGCGACGAGGGATTGACCCTCACGACCTGGAAACCCGGCTACGTCCCCGCGAACCGCCGCTTCGTGACATCGGAAGCGGAAACCTCGGTCGACCTCGTGCTCGAATCGAGGCCCTACGGCGGCGCGATCGCGGGCGTCGTCGTGGACCGCGAGGGCCGGCCGATCGCCGGCGCGGAGTTGCTCAACACGACCGGGATTCCCGAGGAGTCCGTCCGCACCACGTCCGGTCCCGACGGCCGGTTCCGCCTGGACGGCCTCTACACGAACAGGAGCGGGGCCAAGACGCTCGGCGTCCGCGCGAAGGGCTATGCCCCGATCGAGCTGACGGTCGAGGTCGGGCCGGCGGATCAGCCCGCCGAGAGGACGGTGAGGCTGGAGCCGGGCCATCGCGTCGAGGGGCGGGTCATCGACGATGCGGGCCGGCCGCTTTCCGGGGTCCTCGTCTCCTACGCGGAGGGGGTCGTCCCGTTCCGGATCCGGCAGACCACCGGCGAGGACGGCCGCTTCCGGTTCGACGCCCTCCCCGCCGACGCCGGGATCGACTTCCGGAAGGCGGGCTACTCGGAGGTCCGTCGCCGGAAGATCCCGCTCGACGGGGCCGACCCGGTCGAGGTCCGCCTCGCCGCGAAGGGGGTGATCCTGGGCCGGGCGTTCGACGCCGGCACCGGGGCCCCGCTCTCCTCGTTCCGCGTCCGCCTTGATTTCCCGAGGGAGCGCAAACCCGGCGACCCCAACGGGGGGTTCAGCCGTGACGCCATGGACGGGTTCGATTTCGCCGCCCCGGACGGCCGGTTTCGGCTCGACGGCCTGGACGTGGGGGGCGTGGTCCTCGTGCTGGTCTCGGCCCCGGGCCGCGAGGAGGCGGCGGCCGATCGCGTGGTCGTCGCGAAGCCCGAGGAGGCCGCCGTCGGCGAATATCGACTCGCGACGATCGATCCGGCCTCGGTGGATTTGTACGCGGGCCGATTCGTCGACGCGGGCGGCGCGCCCGTGCGCGGGGCCCAGGTGCGTCTCCTGGCCGTGAGGCCGTCGGACGACCCGCGCGTCCAGGCTCGCCGTCGCTTCTTCGACTGGAACGGCGCCGTCTACGGCCGTCCGGCCCCCCGGCCCCAGGGCGAGCGGTACCTGGATGCCGTCACCGACGCTCAGGGGCGCTTCGCCTTCGAGGGCGTCCCCAAGGGGACCGAGGCGTCGCTCTACTGGTGGGGCGGCGGCGTCGCACCCCAGAGCGAAAAGGGCCTGGACCGCCTGGACGGGCCGGCGAAGGCGGCGATCGAGATCAAGGCCCAGCCCGCCGCCCGGATCGTCGTGACCGTCGACCGCAAGCGGTGGCCCAACCTCGGCCGCGTCGCCGTCTCGGCCGCCCGGGCCGAGGCCCCGCCCGGGGTGATCCTCGTTCAGTCCGATCGGCAGGATCGGTTCGAGTTCGACGGCCTGGCGGCGCTGGAATACACGATCCGGCTGGAGGCCCCGCCCGATCGCCTGGCGCCCCCCGACCCGAAAGGCATGGCGAAGCCCCTGGATTCGAGAGTCGTCAGGCTCCGCCCCGGCGAGACACAGCAGGTCGACTTCAAATAG
- a CDS encoding DUF362 domain-containing protein — protein MRPECRRRRFLQVAGAAMLAPIVAPSRSLRAAPAPPSAPVGIARCKKYDPQAILAELEGLMDRIGGIRPLVEGKTVAVKVNLVGNVRQGIHGKPANRTYQTHPAVVAAVAALLDRAGARRIRFLESTHQHEAFEPYLKAAGWDLDALTATKTPVEFEDTRNLGKRKNYQEFKVPGGGSLFPAYQLNPAYHDCDVYVSLGKLKNHYTAGVTLGMKNNFGITPIALYGQHEHKEDSTSSRAMFHSGEEGPAEGVPQELSKTTPRRPPYRVPRHIVDAVGIRPIDLVILDGIETTSGGEGPWVPALKVQEPGLLIAGRNAVCTDSIATAVMGYDPMAARATGPFPGDNHLAMAAALGLGTNDPKRIEVVGLPLAEARHPFGWEPPEREA, from the coding sequence ATGAGACCGGAATGCCGTCGCCGGAGATTCCTGCAAGTCGCGGGGGCCGCCATGCTGGCCCCGATCGTCGCCCCGTCGCGATCGCTTCGGGCCGCGCCCGCGCCGCCGTCCGCGCCGGTGGGCATCGCTCGGTGCAAGAAGTACGACCCGCAGGCCATCCTGGCCGAGCTGGAGGGGCTGATGGACAGGATCGGCGGCATCCGGCCGCTGGTCGAGGGGAAGACGGTCGCCGTGAAGGTCAACCTGGTGGGGAACGTCCGCCAGGGGATCCACGGCAAGCCGGCCAACCGCACCTATCAGACCCACCCCGCCGTCGTCGCGGCCGTGGCCGCGCTGCTCGACCGCGCGGGGGCCCGGCGCATCCGGTTCCTGGAATCGACCCACCAGCATGAGGCGTTCGAGCCCTACCTCAAGGCGGCGGGCTGGGACCTCGACGCCCTGACCGCGACCAAGACCCCGGTGGAGTTCGAGGACACCCGCAACCTCGGCAAGCGGAAGAACTACCAGGAGTTCAAGGTCCCCGGGGGCGGCTCGCTCTTCCCGGCCTACCAGCTGAACCCGGCGTACCACGACTGCGACGTCTACGTCTCGCTGGGCAAGCTCAAGAACCACTACACGGCCGGCGTCACGCTGGGGATGAAGAACAACTTCGGCATCACGCCGATCGCGCTCTACGGCCAGCACGAGCACAAGGAAGACAGCACCAGCAGCCGGGCCATGTTCCACTCCGGCGAGGAGGGCCCGGCCGAGGGCGTACCCCAGGAACTGTCGAAGACCACCCCGCGCCGGCCGCCGTACCGCGTGCCGCGGCACATCGTCGACGCCGTCGGCATCCGGCCGATCGACCTGGTGATCCTCGACGGCATCGAGACGACGTCCGGCGGCGAGGGCCCCTGGGTCCCCGCCCTGAAGGTGCAGGAGCCGGGCCTGCTGATCGCCGGCCGCAACGCCGTCTGCACCGACTCGATCGCCACGGCCGTCATGGGCTACGACCCCATGGCCGCGCGGGCGACCGGCCCCTTCCCCGGCGACAACCACCTGGCCATGGCCGCCGCCCTCGGCCTGGGGACCAACGACCCCAAGCGCATCGAGGTCGTCGGCCTCCCCCTCGCCGAGGCCCGCCACCCGTTCGGCTGGGAACCCCCCGAACGCGAGGCCTGA
- the hrpB gene encoding ATP-dependent helicase HrpB, giving the protein MTPLPIDPSLTRILDALAAAGALVLVAEPGSGKTTRVPPAIVRQGLGGRVIVLQPRRVAARSTAARIADERGWTLGREVGYHVRFDRRASADTGLVIMTEGILTRRLLADPFLEGVGTVVLDEFHERSLHTDLALALLREVRREVRTDLRIVVMSATLDAEPVARFLDAPVIAVPGRTHPIATAYRDAPRPADPDAVAGAVADALADPADRGHVLVFLPGMAEIRRAQRELGPIAARHDARVLPLHGSLPADEQDAALRPSHQRKIILSTNIAETSLTIDGVTTVIDSGLARVARHDASRGLDRLDLTAISRASADQRAGRAGRTGPGRCIRLWSEQRQALLEPFDEPEIRRVDLGSTLLTLHSWGVGEPGAFGWYEAPEPERIEAAEALLARLGAFDPAARRITPTGERMLALPVHPRLARLLLAAADEGLLHEGAALAALLSEKDVAERRRPAGHRGLSDMLGRLDLLAEAEAARFSPSLKDRGIDPIAARQVAKIRDDLARLASRLDVGRASGLDEAAREEALLKLLILAYPDRVVRRRGAEETGVMVGGRGVRLARESVVREGEFFLALDPREERRQGTLELQVALASAVRLEWLEELVPQSIRRERRVEFDPARERVVAMNRLWYEDILIREDPARPPDGREASRALYEALLPRAGEVFRADPAASAWLARYDFVRLAVPELGWTELADEALAGPLEVLCHGKTRMDEVRQAAKVAYLESLLAPAQVRELDACAPTSVTIPSGRHVRLAYEPGRQPVLAAKLQELFGWPEAPRLARGRVPLLLELLGPNQRPVQVTSDLRSFWATTYHQVRKDLRNRYPKHPWPEDPTTAQAPVRTPRPR; this is encoded by the coding sequence ATGACCCCGCTGCCGATCGACCCCAGCCTGACGCGGATCCTCGACGCCCTCGCCGCCGCCGGGGCGCTCGTCCTGGTCGCCGAGCCGGGCTCGGGCAAGACGACCCGCGTCCCCCCCGCGATCGTCCGCCAGGGGCTGGGCGGCCGGGTGATCGTCCTCCAACCCCGGCGGGTCGCGGCGCGGTCGACGGCGGCCCGGATCGCCGACGAGCGGGGCTGGACGCTCGGCCGCGAGGTCGGCTACCACGTCCGCTTCGACCGCCGGGCCTCGGCCGACACCGGGCTCGTCATCATGACCGAGGGGATCCTCACCCGCCGGCTGCTCGCCGACCCGTTCCTCGAAGGGGTCGGGACCGTCGTGCTCGACGAGTTCCACGAGCGCAGCCTGCACACCGACCTGGCCCTCGCCCTGCTGCGCGAGGTCCGCCGCGAGGTCCGGACCGACCTGCGGATCGTGGTGATGTCGGCCACGCTCGACGCCGAGCCCGTCGCCCGGTTCCTCGACGCCCCCGTGATCGCGGTCCCCGGCCGGACCCACCCGATCGCGACCGCCTATCGCGACGCCCCCCGGCCGGCCGACCCGGACGCCGTCGCCGGGGCCGTCGCCGACGCCCTGGCCGACCCCGCCGACCGCGGCCACGTCCTGGTCTTCCTCCCCGGCATGGCCGAGATCCGCCGCGCCCAGCGCGAGCTGGGGCCGATCGCCGCGCGCCACGACGCCCGCGTCCTGCCGCTGCACGGCTCGCTGCCGGCCGACGAGCAGGACGCGGCGCTGCGGCCGTCGCATCAACGCAAGATCATCCTTTCCACGAACATCGCCGAGACCTCGCTGACGATCGACGGCGTGACGACCGTGATCGACTCGGGCCTGGCGCGGGTCGCCCGTCACGACGCCTCGCGGGGGCTGGACCGCCTGGACCTGACGGCGATCAGCCGGGCCTCGGCCGACCAGCGCGCCGGCCGCGCGGGGCGGACCGGGCCGGGGCGCTGCATCCGGCTCTGGTCGGAGCAGCGGCAGGCGCTTCTGGAGCCGTTCGACGAGCCCGAGATCCGCCGCGTCGACCTGGGCTCGACGCTCCTGACCCTGCACTCGTGGGGCGTGGGCGAGCCCGGGGCCTTCGGCTGGTACGAGGCCCCCGAGCCCGAACGGATCGAGGCCGCCGAGGCCCTGCTCGCCCGCCTCGGCGCGTTCGACCCCGCCGCGCGGCGGATCACCCCGACGGGCGAGCGGATGCTGGCGCTCCCCGTCCACCCTCGGCTCGCCCGCCTGCTCCTCGCCGCGGCCGACGAGGGCCTGCTGCACGAGGGCGCGGCGCTGGCGGCCCTGCTCTCCGAGAAGGACGTCGCCGAGCGCCGGCGGCCGGCGGGGCACCGCGGCCTCTCGGACATGCTCGGCCGGCTGGACCTGCTCGCCGAGGCCGAGGCCGCGCGGTTCTCGCCGTCGCTCAAGGACCGGGGGATCGACCCGATCGCCGCCCGCCAGGTCGCCAAGATCCGCGACGACCTCGCCCGCCTGGCCTCGCGCCTGGACGTCGGCCGCGCCTCGGGGCTGGACGAGGCGGCCCGCGAGGAGGCCCTGCTCAAGCTCCTGATCCTGGCCTATCCCGACCGCGTGGTCCGGCGCCGCGGTGCCGAGGAGACCGGGGTCATGGTGGGCGGCCGGGGCGTGCGTCTGGCGCGCGAGTCGGTCGTCCGCGAGGGGGAGTTCTTCCTGGCCCTCGACCCCCGCGAGGAACGTCGCCAGGGGACGCTCGAACTCCAGGTCGCGCTCGCCAGCGCGGTCCGGCTGGAGTGGCTCGAAGAGCTGGTGCCGCAGTCGATCCGCCGCGAGCGGCGGGTGGAGTTCGACCCGGCCCGCGAGCGGGTCGTCGCCATGAACCGGCTCTGGTATGAGGACATCCTGATCCGCGAGGACCCCGCCCGGCCCCCCGACGGCCGCGAGGCGTCGCGGGCCCTGTACGAGGCCCTGCTCCCCCGCGCGGGCGAGGTCTTCCGCGCGGATCCGGCGGCCTCGGCCTGGCTCGCCCGCTACGACTTCGTCCGCCTGGCCGTCCCCGAGCTGGGCTGGACCGAGCTGGCCGACGAGGCGCTCGCCGGCCCGCTGGAAGTCCTCTGCCACGGCAAGACCCGGATGGACGAGGTCCGCCAGGCGGCGAAGGTCGCCTACCTCGAAAGCCTGCTCGCCCCCGCCCAGGTCCGCGAGCTGGACGCCTGCGCCCCGACCTCGGTCACGATCCCCAGCGGCCGGCACGTCCGCCTGGCCTACGAGCCCGGCCGCCAGCCGGTCCTCGCGGCCAAGCTGCAAGAGCTGTTCGGCTGGCCCGAGGCCCCCCGCCTGGCCCGGGGCCGCGTGCCGCTGCTGCTGGAACTCCTCGGCCCCAACCAGCGCCCGGTCCAGGTCACGTCCGACCTGCGGAGCTTCTGGGCCACGACCTACCACCAGGTCCGCAAGGACCTCCGCAACCGCTACCCCAAACACCCCTGGCCCGAGGACCCCACCACCGCGCAGGCCCCCGTGCGCACGCCCCGGCCGCGGTGA
- a CDS encoding peptidylprolyl isomerase, with the protein MTAALAPITDVTAPAGLGYQLALDGSASGAASQTFTATSDNPNIKVSVADGQFWTILVQHLSAGAGDPTILNEPMTFQFFPEVAPNTVQRITNFSNNGYYVNTGRFFPRILDGFVAQGGSNSATSTSSTSGVTPIGIEVNPAVDFSSYGQLAMANTGQPNSSDAQFFVTFGPQTSLNQSYTIFGQQVAGTSTLEKLSQVAVSANSSGEVSVPNNPVTITGSTISATNPNGALLIDTTTAGPGQTANITVTATDAADGTTAVRTFKVYTPGNTTAVRQIGDVLIATPPALGKFYGGTNTIEVNQVPAPTIPASDKIQVIVNGIADTIQPNPASLSQIIVQGSKANDDITVSNDVTVPATIDGGQGGKNVVKAGGGYSLAHGWFGSNTLVAGDGPNKLIGRTGHVRFRANANTTLAFSGNARGRSSSGQPLKPAGTYYRFVNNHLVPVLKIKS; encoded by the coding sequence ATGACCGCCGCGCTGGCGCCGATCACCGACGTCACCGCCCCCGCGGGCCTGGGCTACCAGCTCGCCCTCGACGGCAGCGCCAGCGGAGCGGCCAGCCAGACGTTCACCGCCACCTCCGACAACCCCAACATCAAGGTGTCGGTGGCCGACGGCCAGTTCTGGACCATCCTCGTCCAGCACCTCTCGGCCGGGGCCGGCGACCCCACCATCCTGAACGAGCCGATGACCTTCCAGTTCTTCCCGGAGGTCGCGCCCAACACGGTCCAGCGGATCACCAATTTCAGCAACAACGGCTACTACGTCAACACCGGCCGGTTCTTCCCCCGCATCCTCGACGGCTTCGTCGCCCAGGGCGGCTCCAACAGCGCCACCAGCACCTCGTCGACCAGCGGCGTGACGCCGATCGGCATCGAGGTCAACCCGGCCGTCGACTTCAGCAGCTACGGCCAGCTGGCGATGGCCAACACGGGCCAGCCCAACTCCAGCGACGCCCAGTTCTTCGTGACCTTCGGCCCCCAGACCTCGCTGAACCAGAGCTACACGATCTTCGGCCAGCAGGTCGCCGGCACCAGCACGCTGGAGAAGCTCTCGCAGGTCGCCGTGAGCGCCAACTCGTCGGGCGAGGTCTCGGTCCCGAACAACCCGGTGACGATCACGGGCTCGACGATCTCGGCCACCAACCCCAACGGCGCCCTGCTGATCGACACGACGACCGCAGGGCCGGGCCAGACGGCGAACATCACCGTCACGGCGACCGACGCCGCCGACGGCACGACGGCCGTCCGGACCTTCAAGGTCTACACCCCCGGGAACACCACCGCGGTCCGCCAGATCGGCGACGTCCTGATCGCCACGCCCCCGGCGCTCGGCAAGTTCTACGGCGGGACGAACACGATCGAGGTCAACCAGGTCCCCGCGCCGACGATCCCCGCCAGCGACAAGATCCAGGTGATCGTCAACGGGATCGCCGACACGATCCAGCCCAACCCGGCCTCGCTCTCGCAGATCATCGTCCAGGGCTCGAAGGCCAACGACGACATCACGGTCTCGAACGACGTCACGGTGCCGGCGACGATCGACGGCGGGCAGGGGGGGAAGAACGTCGTCAAGGCCGGAGGCGGCTACTCGCTGGCGCACGGCTGGTTCGGGTCCAACACCCTGGTCGCCGGCGACGGGCCCAACAAGCTCATCGGCCGGACCGGCCACGTCCGCTTCCGGGCCAACGCCAACACCACCCTGGCGTTCTCGGGCAACGCCCGCGGCCGCTCCAGCAGCGGCCAGCCGCTCAAGCCGGCCGGCACCTACTATCGGTTCGTGAACAACCACCTGGTCCCGGTTCTCAAGATCAAGAGCTGA